The genomic stretch CAAAGTCCGATAACTGGGCGTTATTGTCCAGCGCGCCTCGTCTGTTAAGCGCGCCCGTCCAAGCGAATATGGTCGCTACCGAATTAGTGGATGTTTCCTCGCCCTTTTGGTGTCTGTAATAATGCCTAGTTACCGTTCCGTGCGCCGCCTCGTATTCGTATTTGCCGTCGGGGCTGACCAAAACCGAAGTCATCATAGCAAGGCTTCCGTAAGCCGTGGCTATCATGTCGCTCATTACATCGCCGTCATAGTTTTTGAGCGCCCAAATAAAACCGCCTTCGCTTCTTACAACACGGCTTATGGAATCGTCAATAAGCGTGTATTCGTAATTTAAGCCCAGCTCGTCAAACTTGGATTTGTATTCGTTTTGGTATATGTCGTTAAATATTTCTTTGAACTTGCCGTCGTAAGTTTTGGATATTGTATCTTTGGTGGCAAACCACAAATCTTGACGGGTATCAACCGAGTAGTTAAAGCAAGAACGCGCGAAACTTGTAATAGACTTGACCGTGTTGTGCATTCCGCTTACGACGCCCTCGCCGCCCTCAAAATCGTGGATAAGAAGCGTTTTTTGGCTGCCGTCGGGCGCAGTGACAACCAATTCGGCTTTTGAGCCTTGGGGCGCGGAATATTCCACGCTTTTATAAATATCGCCGTAGGCGTGACGGGCAATCGTTATGGGCTTTTTCCACGCGGGGATATAGGGCCTAATCCCGTCAACTAAGATAGGCGCCCTAAACACAGTCCCGTCCAAAATCGCCCTGATTGTCGCGTTGGGGCTTGGCCACATCTTTTTTAAGGCATATTCTTCCATA from Clostridiales bacterium encodes the following:
- a CDS encoding NADP-dependent isocitrate dehydrogenase, producing MKIKMTAPLVEIQGDEMTRILWDWIKEILLEPYIELKTEFYDLGLMSRDQTSDQITIDAANAIKRLGVGVKCATITPNHQRMEEYALKKMWPSPNATIRAILDGTVFRAPILVDGIRPYIPAWKKPITIARHAYGDIYKSVEYSAPQGSKAELVVTAPDGSQKTLLIHDFEGGEGVVSGMHNTVKSITSFARSCFNYSVDTRQDLWFATKDTISKTYDGKFKEIFNDIYQNEYKSKFDELGLNYEYTLIDDSISRVVRSEGGFIWALKNYDGDVMSDMIATAYGSLAMMTSVLVSPDGKYEYEAAHGTVTRHYYRHQKGEETSTNSVATIFAWTGALNRRGALDNNAQLSDFAKRLEKATLTTIEQGVMTGDLVGLFKKDGVTPKKVNSKKFLYEIKNRLENL